A segment of the Salvelinus sp. IW2-2015 linkage group LG6.2, ASM291031v2, whole genome shotgun sequence genome:
GCGCCTGGGAAGTGAGGGAGGACAGAagaagaggggggaaggagggagagtggagagatagTGGTCATAAAGGGCACACTCCGTTCATATTCAAACAAGGTAAAAAGGAAGCAGgagaaacaagcacacacacacaaacacaagctgctgtgtgtgtgtgtgtgtgtgtatgtgtgtgtgtgcgcatgcgggTGTAGACTCAGATATCTTATTCCTCGTCACATGGTTCTCTCTTTCACATATGAGATCAAAGCCAGCCCCCATCTAATGAAACAGCAGTGTACGTGGTGAGAGATAAACTCTCAGCCTCGCTGCACAGCAAAAACACCCTAGGAAGCCCAGCATGCACAGGGAAAGGTCAGAAGGTCTTTCTACCCGCGTCTTTCTACCGATACACTAGAGAGATTCAAGCAAAAACAGCCCTTTGTGAAAACCAACCAAGACTTCTAAAATACACAGTAAAGTTGTACATGCAATACATGATACTTCAAGTTCTAAGAGGGATGCGTATTCATGTATTATGTACGatgtgtattgtatttattagaatttttttgcCATTTGGAAATAGAGAAACAGGCTAAATTCATTGAATCATTGGCTGAGGTTGGAGGTTGAGAGATCAGTAAAGGGATAGTATTTTCCTGTCCCTCTatggtagtctctctctctgtgatctctCAGCAGGTCTGACTGGTCACGCTGAGTGAGAGACGTGTTTATAACCATTAACACCACACTACTACACTCTCAGAGCTTATTGTGACCAAGCTATTGGATCATGGAAACCACGGGCTCAAAATGATTGGATTTCCTCGGTTATTCACATCCTTTCAAACTGGCCATGCAATTACATCAAATGAATGATTGCAAGATCAACAACTGTTGAAATAAACCAGAGTCCATCAGCATTCTGTCAAAGAGGACGTTCATTCTGAGGTTATTCTTCATGAATGTGCAAGTGAGCCCattaagaggaccacaatggaaataagtcccagactttattgtgtgttatcctcgatgattttataAATGTgaatgtatggcttttaagttttttgtgtgcttgttttttaaaaatggtcgaattaataaactaaattaAAAGCCTGtgaataacaaatcaaatcaatgtatgATTCAATTCGGATAGATACTAATATTTTGGGATTAAGCAAAACCAGGGTTTTTCCAAACTTAATCTGTATCAGTCGTAGTCCATGGTTTAGTCTACGTTTTTAAGTCAAACATACTGTAAGtcctttgttgtgtgtgtctgagtaaaACCCAAACTGCTCACCAACAGTATCCTCAGATAATCCTATGATATAGACTGATTAAGCTtcagactgctgtgtgtgtgtgtgtgtgtgtgtgtgtgtgtgtgtgtgtgtgtgtgtgtgtgtgtgtgtgtggtgtgtgtgggtgtgtgtgtgtgtgtgtgtggtgtgcgtgtgtgtgtgtttctgcgccCGGGTCAGCATAGGAAGAATTTGCTGTTACAAAGAGGATTAATTTGGCTCGGCGTCGTTAACCTCTTGGGAAAACGCCGAGGTTCCTCACAGAGAGTTTGTTATTTAAATATTAACAAACACCATAAATACACCATCACGTTGAGTGTCAGCACAGAAAGTTAAGTTTGACCTATGACATTATGTATCTACTAATAGAGACTCCATACGCAATAGATCAATGAGTGGtttcggtaacactttatttggatagtccatctgtagatgctttacagactatctacagactatcagtaacatttcaactaactattaCTTAACCCTGActttaacccttatcctaaccctaaatgtCACCATAACCCTTATTCTTagcctaaccctaatcctaaccttagccagcgttgcttatcaacagatagtttgttgtaGTATGACCACCTGTAGAggatctacagatggactatccaaatagtgTGGCTGTGTTTCCCTACCATACATTTACCACTCATTTCAGTGGTACCTGCACTTCTTTAGATAATCACCAAAGCAATGTAACAATAACCTGTGACCCTGGATACTGAACATATTTCCATATCCAACAATCACACAACGAGGCTTTTGAATATGAATTTCTTTTGCATTTTAATAGGGCCCGTGCTCTGGCATTTAGAGTCTGGAGAAGTGATAaggcacacaagcacacacacacacacacacacacacacacacacacacacacacacacacacacacacacacacacacacacacacacacacacacacacacacacacaacacacacacacacacacacacacacacacacaccacactccgagggaaGCGTCTCCGCTACAAGAGCCAGATCAAGACTTTTTGATATTTCTTGACATTTTAGCAGATTAGATGTTCCCTGAGGCACATTAGGTGTATCTTCAGAAGAAAAAAACTACGAAAGGAAAAACACCACTGTGTATCGAATTGACCTGTCATCATAAAGCTGAAGGTTTATTAAAAGATGTGAATGAATATCCACATTATTTCTGGCCGTAGTACTTTAACGATTTTACCGATCAAACATGAGAAAAGAATTACAGCCCCAGTCGAAGGCTATATAGTACATCAGTCTGACTTTAATATGCACTGAAAGCACTGTGTCAACACGTCTCTCCcttattcagagagagagagagagagagagagagagagagagagagagagagagagagagagagaagagagagagagagagagagaggagagaggagagagagagagagagagagagagagagagagagagagagagaggagaagagagagagaggagagagagagagagagagaagagaagggagagagagagagagagagagagagagagaaatgaagattGTTCAAGGGAGAGAGACTGTAAATGCACTGACCCCCTACTTTATTGTGTACGTCTCTATCTTCTGATTCTGCATGGCTCTCGCGCAGGGCAAACAGCAGTCTTGATAATAACCTTCATTTGGTAATTGGTATGCAGAGGTCTGAAAATGAATTACTGATCAGCGAGCTGTTACCACAGCGATAACGTGAACCGCAGGCCTAAGGAGGGATTCGCCACGGCAACTGGGGGAATGGGGAgggggaaagatggagagggggataTTGAGGTGGGAAGGAATGTCAATTCCAAAGTTCCAAAACAGTatggtgacaatgtttccatAATAACAGTCTATATAAGATAAGCTATGTCATCTCTGATACCAGAAGAGTACTCTACTTATTCCATCCAATATCAACAAACCTATATTCACCTAAATGATCACCATTTTCAATGACAATCACAGTGCTATAGTTACTCTATGGTTCACCCTGTCCTCATTATATTTGGGAATGTTTCATGGAAAATGAAACATGTCATTAAGAAAAACCATGAGGTTTTGACATGTCAGCAAACTCAATTATCACTTATCAAATAAGCGCAGTGATTTCCAAGAGTTGTGCAAGCAGACGATGCTAAGCCACGCTATCAATTATCCTAATCAAACAAAGACTAAATGCACAGCAATTAATCTCTTTAAAGACATTAAGCTCTCTGATAATTCCATAACAAAGCAACAGTAGCCTATTGCCATACAAGGATACTCAAAGTCAAACGCAAAGACAGCAAAGTCCACTCAATACCACACCACGGAGTCAACACTTAGCATTAGGAGTCTGGTCAAGCCCTCCATGAAGTAAATAAGGGTTCTATGAACAAGGAAGTATAGCTCCTGCAGTCTCTGTATCGAAGAAGCTAATACTAGCCTGTAGCATCTAATATGGCTAAAACGTATGTAGAAATAAACCACCTAAATAAATGCCTTTTGTTTGAACATCAATGGTGTTCAATCTGAGAAGTGACTTTATAAAGAAGTCCAAGCTAACCAGATACAACTTTAAAAGAAAAGTAGGCTAAATAAAACAGGATGCTTCCTTAAAAACGTCTGTGTATATCCACAGGCTTACAATAGTGGCATTGTTATTTCTAGACATGGCTCATTTCGCATGATGTGGGTTCACCCTCTGGGCTGACCATGTTGCTATCTAAAAAACCATaggcattgacacacacacacacacacacacacagacgcggcTGGACCAAAGCAATCACACGGATTAATGAAGAGATAACGGAATTCATAGCTGAGAAGACCGATTGTAAAAACCCGGGATGTGATCCTTTAGGTAGAGCAGATAAAAGCTGACGGGCAATCAGGAATGCGGTCAGTGCGGTGGTAGGGGCCTAGGGCGGGCGGCAGCACCCAGCGCAGTCAATTAATCAATCGTTTGTTTGTCTGCGACCGCAACTTATTTGGTCCCGTTCCCACACCAGACCGCACCGCCCAATGACAAGCCGTTTCCGTCATGTGGTCCCTAGCAGCGGGCCCACCCTCATTAACGACCTTGCATTTTTACTAACAACAGGCTTAAATTCAGCAGAACGTCATTGTCTCAAAACATTAACGAGATTGAGCTACAGCCAGGAGAGCGAATGCACATTCACAGGAGACTAAAATATACGAAAACAGCCCACTGTTATAGTTGTATAAACCAGAAGAGTTAGAAAAACACTATAGGCAATATTTTATAAGTCCTAAGCACATTTTCAACATTTGAGATGGAGAGAATGAGTATGGCACGACTAGTCTGGAACTCTGAAAGCAGCGGATATTCGTGCAGCTCATAATGAGTCGCTTacatttcagcaccacaatggGAAGAGAGCAGTGGTGATGACAGAGAAACGGCAGCCACGGGAGCTGGATGACGAGAGAGCAACAAGCCGCACAACCAGCCAAGAACTAACAAGGGGACAGTGGTGGATGAACTTACCCGTAGAGTGACCTCGATTGGTGGCGTCATGGTCACTGTCGCCCTGTTCGCTGTCACCGTGACCACTGTCTTTAGAGCTAACGAGATCCGCTTCTTGGAAAGCCGAACTGGGCACAGAATAGGGGAAGAATAAAGAACATTGAAGACTGAAGTGTATTGAAGATAGTGGTGGGCCTCATTTATTTTCAAAcgtatgtaaaaaataatacaaaataaaaagttgaCCAAAAAATGACGCAATGTCAATATCACAATCTTCATCGTCATCATAATTCATTATCCTGCACTTCATTGTCATCATAATTGATTGGGAGTGTATTCACAGGTGGGCAGCGCCAGAAAGAAAACCATTCCTAGGTATTGAGTCTTGTTGGCATGCTTGTGGTTTGTAGAGTCCCTCCCCTCTGGCATTGAATGGCCACTCTAAACAACACTCTCAATCACATCACTCGCAGGGCACCAGGTGTGCGTGCTCGTGCTCCTTACCTGTTCACACGCCGAGGTCTGTCCACCAGGTAACTGAGTTCGGCTCGCTGATGTTTGGTCTGAAAGAGATAGGCGGGACATTCCTGTGTTTGGGACGTGTTGGTATTTGATCATCAAAATAGGATGTTCATGAGAACACAAAATAACACTAATTAAATCTGGTAAAGGGAAGGGGGGTACCtggtcaattgtacaactgaatgcattcaactgaaatgcgtcttccgcatttaacccaacccctctgaatcagaggtatatattatatatatatatatatatatatgatatataagATATATGATATCTTATTGATATTTGACGTTAGAttttcccaatctggccctcaaccatcacggtcacctaataatccccagtttacaattggctcattcatccccctcctctcccctgtaactattccccaggtcgttgctgcaaatgagaacgtgttctcagtcaacttacctggtaaaataacggtaaaataaaacaatattttttttttgaagtgATGTTCTCATCTAGGCCTATATTTTGAGAGGTGCCGTTTTAGGCCCTCTACCCGAGAGCATAGATAGATACCTACTAATACCTACTGCCAGGGAGAAAATTAAGTGGTGCACCTATTCAGGCTGGCTGAACTATAGACGGATCTTTGTTCTTGTGCGACTCAGCACGATCGTGACTGGTGTGCGTAATGTGTGTGTTCTCACAGGGGACATGGACATTGCGCAgacaacagaaacacagaaacacacacacacaccagccttcAAGGCGCCCATATATTAGCCTCATTGATGCTTATCTTATTCCAAATCCAGCCTACTTCAAAATRACTTCTGAGCAGAACGTAAACATGCAATcattactattgcaatgataatcTATCTCCCGCAGGACTGCCAACCGCAACATGTCAGCAACTAGCAATCATGTTCGGTTGAATTGCCGTTCCGGAAATTAATTGCAGGATATGCAGGATTATGTATTATGGAAAATAACAAACATATTTGTAGAGGACTCTGTTTAAACAATGGGGTGATGCAACATACAGGAAGTTATCGTCAATTTTAGGGATGCTTAATTAATTAACTTCCCTGGCAATGCGTAATGCATCTTATTTTTTATGACATTTTATCTATATACTAATAGCAGCAGTGAGGATGTTTTTAAACAAGCATATGTTTGCGGTTATCTCAATCTATATGCAATATACTGATAGCAATTACATGCTGTGGGTTTTTGGGGTTCGAAGGTATGAGAGGACTCTTACCTCGCTTGATAAAATGCTGCCGTTTGATATGATGTCGGGTTGCTGGTCAGTGTACCCTGTCACTATGGCCCCGCACGGGTTGTGTTCCGTGTCTGTGCTCCTAGATGGGCTACACGGCTTTAGGAACATGAGGTCGGTTTTGGCCGACTCCGGAGTCAGACATACCTGGTAGCAATAGTTCTGATTTTGGTGGTGAGAGCCGAAGCTCCCGGACTCTTCCACTGGCACCTGGGCTGTACCGGCCCCGGTGACGTTGGCGCTCTGCACCAGCATTATATCGGACTTGCTGAGCTTTTTCTTGCGGGCTCGCGCATGCCTGCTGCAGCATGTGGCGCACCCGAGGCAGCAATCACTGGTGAGGCACGTGTAGATGTTTAGCTTTTTGTCCTTCTGGCAGCGCACGGCCAGCACGATCATAGCCAGGAGGAAGATGAAGGAGACGGAGCCCAGGGCGATGATGAGGATGAGGGTGAGGTCCAGCGATGTCTCCTTGGACTTGGCGGTGCCCCTCTCCCGGTGGTCCTCCACCACGCTGTCCACCAGCACCACGAACACACTGgcggtggaggagaggggtggctGGCCGTGGTCCCTCACCTCTATCAACAGGTCATACATCTGGTTTGGGTCCCGCTTGGTGGAGACGCGCCGGGCAGTGCGCAATTCTCCGGTCCTCCAGTCCATGCGGAACATGCCGTTCTCGTTCCCCCGCTGGATGCTGTAGGAGAGCCGTGCGTTCTCGCCGTCATCTGCGTCCATGGCGACGATACGGGTCACCAGGTAGCCAGGCTCAGCGGAGCGGGGCAGCGGCTCTCTCGCAGTGCCATTTTTACCCAGAGGAGCAATGACTGAGGGAGGGTTGTCATTCTGGTCTACGATGATCACTTTGACCGTGGCGTTCGAGGAGAGCTCGGGGCTACCTGCATCTTTCGCCTGAACCGTGAAAGTGAAGTCTTTAAGCTGCTCGTAATCGAATGATCTGAGTGCGTAAAGGTAGCCCGTTTCCTCGTTGATTGACACATATGTTTTCACAGACATACCCTGAATATCACAATCCATTATGGAGTAACTAATTAGAGCGTTCTGTCCAACGTCTGGGTCCAAAGCTGTCACAGCGTGGATATAAGCTCCTGGCACATTATTTTCAGTCACATACACATCATATATGGGCTGCGTAAACGTTGGGGCATTGTCATTTTCATCCGACACTTGCACTTTGATTGATTTACTGGTTGCGAGGGAAGGGCTCCCTGTATCCTTGGCAACTACAGTCACTGAATAAGAGTCAGCATTCTCCCTATTTAGAGGTCCGTCTGTTACAATGGTGAAATAGTTCCTAAAGGAGGGTTTGAGTTTGAACGGGACATCACCGAGGATTTCAACATGAATCTTTCCGTTTTCCTCGGCATCTTTGTCCGTCACGCTCAGCAGGGCTATAACGGTTCCTGTGGCTGCCCTCTCGCTCACCGACTCAGTCACGGTGCTAAAGGTGATATCAGGAGCATTATCATTTACGTCTGTCACTTTCACCAGAACTTTACAGTGTGCAGCCACGGCATTGGGTCCAAGATCTTTCGCCTGAACGAATATTTGATATAAGCTGCTCTCTTCAAAATCCACCTCGCCGCACACCTCGATTCGTCCAGTGCGCGCGTCTATGGCGAACAGATCCTTGACGCGGCTGGAGATGTGGTTACTGAATGAATACACTATCTCCCCGTTCTGCCCCTCGTCCAAGTCGGTGGCGTTCAGTTGGATAACGAGGGTCCCCACCGGTGCGTTCTCCTGAAGGCTCACCGAATACACCGGCTGGTCAAACACGGGCACGTTGTCGTTAGAATCCAGCACTTTGACCACCAGCAGAGCAGTGCCTGTCCGTGGAGGCTGCCCCCCGTCTACCGCAGTTAGCACGTACCTGTGGGCCGCCTGCTGCTCCCTGTCCAGCGGCTTCTCCAGCACCAGCTCTGCGAATTTGTTCCCGTCGGTCTGCGTCTGCACATCCAGGTAGAAGTAGTTATTGGTGGTGATGTCGTATGTGCGCAGCGCGTTGGAGCCCACGTCCGGATCGAATGCACTCTCAAGAGGGAACCGGGTACCGGGGGTAGCGCTCTCTGAAATCTCCACGGTGATGTCGGTCTCGGGGAAGCTGGGCGGATTGTCATTGATATCCACGACCTCTATCTCCACGCGGAACAGCTCGAGTGGGTTCTCCAGAAACACTTCAAGGTGTAATAGGCAGCTGGCACTCTGCTTGCAGATCTGCTCCCGGTCAATTCTTTCGTTGACGAACAGAATCCCGTTCTCCATGTTCACTTCCAGGTACGGCGTCCGCGAGCTAGGCACCACCTGGAAGCGCCGCGAGGCGATTTTGGTCATGTCCAGTCCAAGGTCCTCGGCGATATTCCCTACGAACGTGCCGTGATCCGCCTCCTCTGGCACAGAGTAGCGTATCTGTGAGACCACTCCATTTGTAATACACAGAAGAAGGAATAGCACAATCATCGCCAAAGAACAAGTGTACTTTGGAAAAAATCTTATCCTTTTTTATTTAACGCGTCAATTCCCATTACCATTAGTCCAAGGAAAGTCCCCAAAATGTATAAGgctttgggagaaaaaaaatggtcTTTTAGTAGTCCCGTCAACCGTGGACCATCTTTGTGATGGTTAATGCAGGTCTGATTACACCCAAAACCCTGTCTTCACTGCCAAATCAACAAGCTCTGGGCTACTTCAGATGCGTCCGTTTATGGCAGCAGTGCACATTCCAATGATGCGCAGTGCTATTTAAGTGATGAGGAGATTACTCTAAATGCATATATCAATTTTAAAACATCATAATCCGTATCATGCACGTAATCGATGCATTTTGTCATGAGCTTTTTCTAATTATGCCTATTCACAAACAGCCACTGTTgtctgactttctctctctctctctctctccgtgatATCTGCTCCTTATAGCGCACACACTGCTGCGGtctcctctccgacaactgaatGCTGTTCACTCAACTATTCGCTTTTTCCGCAGCGCACCTACTCTACCAGCCAACGGGATCTTCGGGCACCAGCAGAGATCACTCCTCATTGGACGTTTGGGACGTCTGTTAACAGTGGACAGCGCTCTATGTGATGTGACGCTCCCCGCCTAGTTGCTGGTTCGAGCTGAATACCTAACGAGGAAGATACATTTGAAAGAGGGGAGGAAGTTTGGGGTTTTATTGTTTTTAACTAAACCACAACGcaccatttcttgttttttagGAAAACGTAACACAATAATTAATTACATGATTGTCATTGATTGATGTGTAGACTATTTGTTTGAGGATAATGTATGGAAATGCGAGATGAATAGGCCAGATATGAGTCAATCACGTATATTCTGATGAGGCGTGTACGCTCCACAGTGTGAGTATTCCTCATGCAGCCAACAGCCTACTCCTTTTTAACTGCGCTCACACTAAACAGGGATACTTGTTTGCAATATTTCTGAGCCTCTATCGACACAAGGTGTAAACCACAGACCTTACACGTCCCCTAGCGGCCAAGAGAGAAACATCAAATACAGTTCACCGGTTCAAATCTCGCCTAGTATGACATAGGTTACACATATCTTATTTTCATTTTTGTGTGTTGTTTCCTTTGTTACGATGTGCTGATAAAGCTGGATGAAAAAGATCCCACATCACAGGAGCTGTCCGTGACGTCAGACAGTACCAAAACGCACATTCACAGGCAAGACATACAAAAGAAAGTGATTCATACACAAGACAAATATATTGTAACTTAAGTGGAAACTGGCCTGGAATAGTGCACATGCTTGATCTAAAGTGTAGTGCATTATTAGATGATCAATGTAGTAATTCTATtgaaatctaatctaatctaatgaAAAAAAAGGAACAAGGCCATATGTTAATGTTATAGAGGGGAGTATGTGCACCGGCCTGGTAGGACTGAATGGAGTGCTATGTCTGAGATCTAACTTTAGAGTGCCCATTGTGGTGAGTGGTACACTGATGACGCATCACATATTGTGAGGCATTGGTTACTATTRTGGATGTACTTTTACTTCTAATGAAATAAAATGAATTCCTCCCAATACTCTTACACAACAGCCTTTTCCTGTGTGTTTTTATTTGCTATCACCGATTTGAAAGGACTTGATAGATtgctggcagtctatgggggtctctctctctctctctctctctctctctctctctctctctctctctctccctctccctctcatataAAGCCCTCATAAATATGTCATATAAAAGTATTCATTGCCTGGTCCTCAGAGGTCTGTGTTTCTAAGGATTGTACTGAAAAACAGTTAATGACTTGGTCAGTGTTTGGAGTGGGGTAAAGTTGCCCCTGGACACTGATCTGAGCTCATTTTTGTATTTCTCTCCCCTATGTTTTAAGGTTAGGAATGTGgcagggtaagctgatcctagatctgtgcctgtgGGCTGATTCCACCCAGAGCCATTCCAGTGGGCATGGACTGATGAACACAGGTGATAAGAGGGGGACCKTGTTCAGGCTGCCAGAGACCAAGAGCTCCCCCTAGTGAGCAACAACGCCACTACACCCTTTCTTCCCCTTTTGCACTACTTCCTCTTATCCTCATTGATCCAAAAAGGGGACATTTCAGATTTCCTGCATGGGCTCCAGCAAAGGAACCTACCACACATTTTAGCAGGCAATTGGCAATTGCCAAAGCAATTGCAAATTGCAAATCATGATATGCCACAGGGAGGGTCAACATCAGTTGCATCCAAGAGGAGATCTTCTCCTAAAATCAAGTCACATCAAACTAGGAGAGTCTATCCGACGTGCTGCTGTACACTCTCGTAGACAGGGGAGAGTGctacaagtgtgtgtgtacacatacaacaacaatcCACCACTCCCTACGGCTACACATACAACACAATCCACCACTCCCTACGGctacaacatacaacacaatcCACCACTCCTACGGctacaacatacaacacaatcCACCACTCCCTACGGCTAACAACATACAACACAATCCACCACTCCCTACGGGctacaacatacaacacaatcCACCACTCCCTACGGgctacaacatacacacacaatccaccACTCCCTACGGGctacaacatacaacacaatcCACCACTCCCTACGGGctacaacatacaacacaatcCACCACTCCCTACGGGctacaacatacaacacaatcCACCTCCCTACGGGCTACAACTACAACACAATCCACCACTCCCTACGGGCTACCACATACAACACAATCACCACTCCCTACGGGCTACAACATAACAACACAATCCACCACTCCCTACGGGCTACAACATACAAACACAATCCACCACTCCCTACGGGctacaacatacaacacaatcCACCACTCCCTACGGGctacaacatacaacacaatcCACCACTCCCTACGGGctacaacatacaacacaatcCACCATCCATACAGGCTNNNNNNNNNNNNNNNNNNNNNNNNNNNNNNNNNNNNNNNNNNNNNNNNNNNNNNNNNNNNNNNNNNNNNNNNNNNNNNNNNNNNNNNNNNNNNNNNNNNNNNNNNNNNNNNNNNNNNNNNNNNNNNNNNNNNNNNNNNNNNNNNNNNNNNNNNNNNNNNNNNNNNNNNNNNNNNNNNNNNNNNNNNNNNNNNNNNNNNNNNNNNNNNNNNNNNNNNNNNNNNNNNNNNNNNNNNNNNNNNNNNNNNNNNNNNNNNNNNNNNNNNNNNNNNNNNNNNNNNNNNNNNNNNNNNNNNNNNNNNNNNNNNNNNNNNNNNNNNNNNNNNNNNNNNNNNNNNNNNNNNNNNNNNNNNNNNNNNNNNNNNNNNNNNNNNNNNNNNNNNNNNNNNNNNNNNNNNNNNNNNNNNNNNNNNNNNNNNNNNNNNNNNNNNNNNNNNNNNNNNNNNNNNNNNNNNNNNNNNNNNNNNNNNNNNNNNNNNNNNNNNNNNNNNNNNNNNNNNNNNNNNNNNNNNNNNNNNNNNNNNNNNNNNNNNNNNNNNNNNNNNNNNNNNNNNNNNNNNNNNNNNNNNNNNNNNNNNNNNNNNNNNNNNNNNNNNNNNNNNNNNNNNNNNNNNNNNNNNNNNNNNNNNNNNNNNNNNNNNNNNNNNNNNNNNNNNNNNNNNNNNNNNNNNNNNNNNNNNNNNNNNNNNNNNNNNNNNNNNNNNNNNNNNNNNNNNNNNNNNNNNNNNNNNNNNNNNNNNNNNNNNNNNNNNNNNNN
Coding sequences within it:
- the LOC111965731 gene encoding protocadherin-10-like isoform X2, with the translated sequence MIVLFLLLCITNGVVSQIRYSVPEEADHGTFVGNIAEDLGLDMTKIASRRFQVVPSSRTPYLEVNMENGILFVNERIDREQICKQSASCLLHLEVFLENPLELFRVEIEVVDINDNPPSFPETDITVEISESATPGTRFPLESAFDPDVGSNALRTYDITTNNYFYLDVQTQTDGNKFAELVLEKPLDREQQAAHRYVLTAVDGGQPPRTGTALLVVKVLDSNDNVPVFDQPVYSVSLQENAPVGTLVIQLNATDLDEGQNGEIVYSFSNHISSRVKDLFAIDARTGRIEVCGEVDFEESSLYQIFVQAKDLGPNAVAAHCKVLVKVTDVNDNAPDITFSTVTESVSERAATGTVIALLSVTDKDAEENGKIHVEILGDVPFKLKPSFRNYFTIVTDGPLNRENADSYSVTVVAKDTGSPSLATSKSIKVQVSDENDNAPTFTQPIYDVYVTENNVPGAYIHAVTALDPDVGQNALISYSIMDCDIQGMSVKTYVSINEETGYLYALRSFDYEQLKDFTFTVQAKDAGSPELSSNATVKVIIVDQNDNPPSVIAPLGKNGTAREPLPRSAEPGYLVTRIVAMDADDGENARLSYSIQRGNENGMFRMDWRTGELRTARRVSTKRDPNQMYDLLIEVRDHGQPPLSSTASVFVVLVDSVVEDHRERGTAKSKETSLDLTLILIIALGSVSFIFLLAMIVLAVRCQKDKKLNIYTCLTSDCCLGCATCCSRHARARKKKLSKSDIMLVQSANVTGAGTAQVPVEESGSFGSHHQNQNYCYQTKHQRAELSYLVDRPRRVNSSAFQEADLVSSKDSGHGDSEQGDSDHDATNRGHSTGADLFSNCTEECKALGHSDRCWMPSFVPSDGRQAADYRSNLHVPGMDSVPDTEVFESQEQTGDKSFSTFGKETPLSLLYQNHYQNHHKNHLHLSHHHATHANQATLERKEFEALLSSTRAPYKPAYLTRKRVC
- the LOC111965731 gene encoding protocadherin-10-like isoform X1 yields the protein MIVLFLLLCITNGVVSQIRYSVPEEADHGTFVGNIAEDLGLDMTKIASRRFQVVPSSRTPYLEVNMENGILFVNERIDREQICKQSASCLLHLEVFLENPLELFRVEIEVVDINDNPPSFPETDITVEISESATPGTRFPLESAFDPDVGSNALRTYDITTNNYFYLDVQTQTDGNKFAELVLEKPLDREQQAAHRYVLTAVDGGQPPRTGTALLVVKVLDSNDNVPVFDQPVYSVSLQENAPVGTLVIQLNATDLDEGQNGEIVYSFSNHISSRVKDLFAIDARTGRIEVCGEVDFEESSLYQIFVQAKDLGPNAVAAHCKVLVKVTDVNDNAPDITFSTVTESVSERAATGTVIALLSVTDKDAEENGKIHVEILGDVPFKLKPSFRNYFTIVTDGPLNRENADSYSVTVVAKDTGSPSLATSKSIKVQVSDENDNAPTFTQPIYDVYVTENNVPGAYIHAVTALDPDVGQNALISYSIMDCDIQGMSVKTYVSINEETGYLYALRSFDYEQLKDFTFTVQAKDAGSPELSSNATVKVIIVDQNDNPPSVIAPLGKNGTAREPLPRSAEPGYLVTRIVAMDADDGENARLSYSIQRGNENGMFRMDWRTGELRTARRVSTKRDPNQMYDLLIEVRDHGQPPLSSTASVFVVLVDSVVEDHRERGTAKSKETSLDLTLILIIALGSVSFIFLLAMIVLAVRCQKDKKLNIYTCLTSDCCLGCATCCSRHARARKKKLSKSDIMLVQSANVTGAGTAQVPVEESGSFGSHHQNQNYCYQVCLTPESAKTDLMFLKPCSPSRSTDTEHNPCGAIVTGYTDQQPDIISNGSILSSETKHQRAELSYLVDRPRRVNSSAFQEADLVSSKDSGHGDSEQGDSDHDATNRGHSTGADLFSNCTEECKALGHSDRCWMPSFVPSDGRQAADYRSNLHVPGMDSVPDTEVFESQEQTGDKSFSTFGKETPLSLLYQNHYQNHHKNHLHLSHHHATHANQATLERKEFEALLSSTRAPYKPAYLTRKRVC
- the LOC111965731 gene encoding protocadherin-10-like isoform X3, translated to MIVLFLLLCITNGVVSQIRYSVPEEADHGTFVGNIAEDLGLDMTKIASRRFQVVPSSRTPYLEVNMENGILFVNERIDREQICKQSASCLLHLEVFLENPLELFRVEIEVVDINDNPPSFPETDITVEISESATPGTRFPLESAFDPDVGSNALRTYDITTNNYFYLDVQTQTDGNKFAELVLEKPLDREQQAAHRYVLTAVDGGQPPRTGTALLVVKVLDSNDNVPVFDQPVYSVSLQENAPVGTLVIQLNATDLDEGQNGEIVYSFSNHISSRVKDLFAIDARTGRIEVCGEVDFEESSLYQIFVQAKDLGPNAVAAHCKVLVKVTDVNDNAPDITFSTVTESVSERAATGTVIALLSVTDKDAEENGKIHVEILGDVPFKLKPSFRNYFTIVTDGPLNRENADSYSVTVVAKDTGSPSLATSKSIKVQVSDENDNAPTFTQPIYDVYVTENNVPGAYIHAVTALDPDVGQNALISYSIMDCDIQGMSVKTYVSINEETGYLYALRSFDYEQLKDFTFTVQAKDAGSPELSSNATVKVIIVDQNDNPPSVIAPLGKNGTAREPLPRSAEPGYLVTRIVAMDADDGENARLSYSIQRGNENGMFRMDWRTGELRTARRVSTKRDPNQMYDLLIEVRDHGQPPLSSTASVFVVLVDSVVEDHRERGTAKSKETSLDLTLILIIALGSVSFIFLLAMIVLAVRCQKDKKLNIYTCLTSDCCLGCATCCSRHARARKKKLSKSDIMLVQSANVTGAGTAQVPVEESGSFGSHHQNQNYCYQVCLTPESAKTDLMFLKPCSPSRSTDTEHNPCGAIVTGYTDQQPDIISNGSILSSETKHQRAELSYLVDRPRRVNSSAFQEADLVSSKDSGHGDSEQGDSDHDATNRGHSTGADLFSNCTEECKALGHSDRCWMPSFVPSDGRQAADYRSNLHVPGMDSVPDTERGKGFASSFRVDIPETA